A single Ketogulonicigenium vulgare WSH-001 DNA region contains:
- a CDS encoding leucyl aminopeptidase: MTTPLPIDFRDSSNIELANLGQNLALIVDPAGKLDQQLRKLDVAMRKSLTRLLESEAWLSARPGGVLTLGFPVGITATQLLVVSLPTRPSVDEARAAGAALAAHAGPGGLSIFAGHHTRVEEVAHALALRSYAFSDHKSKTPAPRGQVVFYLRHPEVVARAAAPLAALAEGVFFTRDLVNEPANILTTTEFAKRIADMADIGLKIEILDEDALRDLGMNLLLAVGQGSTSPTKVAIMHWEGATDTEQPPLALIGKGVIFDTGGISLKNPGGMERMTMDMGGAGLVCGVMRTLALRRARANVVGVVGLVENMPAGNAYRPGDVFASMKGDTVEIISTDAEGRLLLADVMWYAQKRFKPTHMIDFATLTGNIIAALGSEYAGLFSNDETLTAWMTAAGRAESEGIWPMPMSPAFDESLKSLVADVKNKGAVEGGAIIAARFLSRFVADGTAWAHVDIAGVTSLKGQSRLAPAGATGWGVGLINRLIHDHFETH, encoded by the coding sequence ATGACCACGCCATTGCCGATCGACTTTCGTGATTCGTCCAATATCGAATTGGCCAATCTGGGCCAGAATCTGGCGCTGATTGTCGATCCGGCGGGCAAGTTGGACCAGCAGTTGCGCAAGCTGGATGTGGCGATGCGCAAATCGCTGACCCGGCTGTTGGAAAGCGAAGCCTGGCTGTCGGCGCGGCCGGGCGGCGTTTTGACGCTGGGCTTTCCTGTCGGGATCACCGCGACGCAGCTTTTGGTTGTCAGCCTGCCGACCCGTCCCAGCGTGGACGAGGCGCGTGCCGCTGGGGCCGCTTTGGCCGCCCATGCCGGCCCCGGCGGTCTGTCGATCTTTGCCGGTCATCATACCCGCGTCGAGGAAGTCGCCCATGCGCTGGCGCTGCGTTCCTATGCGTTCAGCGATCACAAATCCAAAACGCCCGCGCCGCGCGGCCAGGTCGTGTTCTATCTGCGCCACCCCGAGGTTGTCGCCCGCGCCGCCGCGCCCCTTGCCGCGCTGGCAGAGGGCGTGTTCTTTACCCGCGATCTGGTGAACGAGCCTGCAAACATCCTGACCACCACCGAATTCGCCAAGCGGATCGCCGATATGGCCGATATCGGCCTGAAGATCGAAATTCTGGACGAGGACGCGCTGCGCGATCTTGGCATGAACCTGTTGCTGGCCGTTGGACAGGGCAGCACCAGCCCGACCAAAGTCGCCATCATGCATTGGGAGGGCGCCACCGATACCGAGCAGCCGCCCCTTGCGCTGATTGGCAAGGGGGTCATTTTCGACACCGGCGGCATCAGCCTGAAGAATCCCGGCGGGATGGAGCGGATGACCATGGATATGGGCGGCGCAGGCCTTGTCTGCGGCGTCATGCGCACGCTGGCCCTGCGCCGCGCGCGCGCGAATGTGGTGGGGGTCGTCGGCCTTGTGGAAAACATGCCCGCCGGCAACGCCTATCGTCCTGGCGATGTATTCGCCTCGATGAAGGGGGATACGGTCGAGATCATCTCGACCGATGCCGAGGGGCGCCTGCTGCTGGCCGATGTGATGTGGTATGCGCAAAAACGGTTCAAGCCGACCCATATGATCGATTTTGCGACCCTGACCGGCAATATCATCGCCGCTTTGGGCAGCGAATATGCGGGGCTGTTCAGCAATGACGAGACGCTGACCGCTTGGATGACCGCCGCAGGGCGCGCCGAATCCGAAGGGATCTGGCCGATGCCGATGAGCCCCGCTTTTGATGAATCGCTCAAATCGCTGGTGGCGGATGTAAAGAACAAAGGCGCCGTTGAAGGCGGTGCCATTATCGCCGCACGCTTCTTGTCACGCTTTGTTGCCGATGGGACAGCTTGGGCGCATGTTGATATTGCGGGCGTCACATCGCTAAAGGGGCAGTCGCGCCTTGCGCCTGCAGGCGCGACGGGCTGGGGCGTTGGCCTGATCAATCGCCTGATCCACGACCATTTCGAGACGCATTAA
- a CDS encoding gamma-glutamyltransferase family protein has translation MQTCAVSPHPIATAIGNDLLERGASAAEAAVAIGAYLSVAMPHFCGIGGDAVWLVSDGAGHVQAINGIGQAFDFTSGVTQISTRGPQSILTTAAATATWDAALQIFGVTPDLGMLLGPAQQAARDGIRVTPSQDFWRGMRADEMQDWPGFTPYAGAKAGDLLLQPDLATSLQALIDHGLSSFHTGPLSRRILDDLQSLGVAATADDLATTRAAVEAPLSLPYRGAQLYAPPPPTQGVTTLQIMGILERLKTPATYHLMVEAVKCAFLDRPALDDQAQVADWLSEAHLTRLAANIDPVRAMPWPHEWNSADTVYFAARDAQGGCVSALQSTYFDWGSGCVLPQTGMIWHNRGAGFSLNAGPNRLAPRRRPFHTLNPGIATRDGKPWLLYGTQGADGQPQTLAVILQAAIDQGLPPAAALSVPRFLLGRTFSDGRDTLKLEPTGQEDALAALGHQISPIPALSQLAGQAGMIRIEAAVTGAHDPRGRV, from the coding sequence ATGCAGACCTGTGCCGTCAGCCCCCACCCGATTGCCACGGCGATCGGCAATGATCTACTGGAACGCGGTGCATCTGCCGCCGAGGCTGCGGTTGCGATCGGGGCCTATCTGTCCGTCGCCATGCCCCATTTTTGCGGCATTGGCGGCGATGCGGTTTGGCTGGTGTCGGACGGCGCGGGCCATGTGCAGGCGATCAACGGCATCGGGCAAGCCTTTGATTTCACGTCTGGCGTCACACAGATCTCGACACGCGGGCCGCAGTCGATCCTGACCACCGCGGCGGCCACCGCGACCTGGGATGCTGCTTTGCAAATCTTTGGCGTGACGCCCGACCTTGGGATGCTGCTTGGCCCGGCGCAGCAAGCGGCGCGCGATGGCATTCGGGTGACGCCCTCGCAGGATTTCTGGCGCGGGATGCGTGCGGATGAGATGCAGGACTGGCCCGGCTTTACGCCCTATGCCGGGGCAAAAGCGGGCGATCTGCTGCTGCAGCCCGATCTGGCCACCAGTCTGCAAGCGCTGATCGACCATGGCCTGTCCAGCTTTCACACTGGCCCCCTGTCACGCCGCATTCTGGATGATCTGCAAAGCCTGGGCGTCGCCGCCACCGCCGACGACCTTGCCACCACCCGCGCGGCGGTCGAGGCACCGCTATCACTGCCCTATCGCGGCGCCCAGCTTTATGCGCCGCCGCCGCCGACACAGGGCGTGACGACGCTGCAAATTATGGGGATCTTGGAGCGCCTGAAGACCCCAGCAACCTATCACCTGATGGTCGAAGCGGTAAAATGCGCCTTTCTTGATCGCCCCGCGCTGGATGATCAGGCGCAGGTGGCGGATTGGCTGTCGGAGGCCCATCTGACGCGCCTTGCCGCCAACATCGACCCTGTGCGCGCCATGCCTTGGCCGCATGAATGGAACAGCGCCGATACTGTCTATTTCGCCGCGCGCGACGCGCAGGGCGGTTGCGTATCCGCGCTGCAAAGCACCTATTTCGATTGGGGCAGCGGCTGCGTTTTGCCGCAAACGGGGATGATCTGGCACAATCGCGGCGCGGGATTCAGTTTGAACGCTGGCCCCAACCGCCTTGCTCCGCGCCGCCGCCCCTTCCACACGCTGAACCCCGGCATCGCGACACGGGACGGCAAGCCGTGGCTGCTTTACGGCACCCAAGGGGCGGACGGGCAACCGCAAACGCTCGCAGTGATCCTGCAGGCCGCCATTGACCAAGGCCTGCCCCCCGCGGCCGCGCTATCGGTGCCGCGTTTTCTGCTGGGTCGGACATTCTCAGACGGGCGCGATACGCTGAAACTCGAGCCGACAGGGCAAGAGGATGCGCTGGCCGCACTGGGGCATCAGATCAGCCCGATCCCGGCGCTTAGTCAATTGGCAGGTCAGGCCGGTATGATCCGGATCGAGGCGGCGGTCACCGGCGCGCATGACCCGCGCGGGCGGGTGTGA
- a CDS encoding DNA polymerase III subunit chi, with product MAEIQFFQLFDGPVAATLPVLLNRSLERGWRVILRGTDPARMAALDVDLWRRDDDGFLPHGLAGGPHDALQPVLLTTGDGLPDGDCLICVDMATATPAECASLERVVLIFDGHDPQALDHARGEWKALTGQGVPASYFAQEDGRWVKKAERA from the coding sequence TTGGCCGAAATCCAGTTCTTTCAATTGTTTGACGGGCCTGTGGCGGCAACGCTGCCAGTGCTGCTGAACCGGTCGCTGGAACGCGGCTGGCGGGTGATCCTGCGCGGCACCGATCCCGCGCGGATGGCAGCGCTGGATGTGGATCTGTGGCGGCGCGATGATGACGGCTTTCTGCCGCACGGTCTTGCAGGCGGGCCGCATGATGCGCTGCAGCCGGTGCTGCTGACCACAGGCGACGGCCTGCCGGACGGCGACTGTCTGATCTGCGTCGATATGGCGACGGCCACCCCGGCTGAATGTGCCAGCCTTGAACGCGTTGTGCTGATTTTCGACGGCCACGACCCTCAGGCGCTGGACCATGCGCGCGGCGAATGGAAAGCGCTGACGGGGCAGGGCGTCCCCGCCAGCTATTTCGCCCAAGAGGACGGCCGCTGGGTGAAAAAGGCCGAGCGCGCCTAG
- a CDS encoding amidohydrolase — translation MSDLFIHNLRLPAASAILITGGKIAAMGADVTAPEGTPRFDAGGRLALPALVDAHIHLDKTLIGLPFIPHIPGSSVAERIAAERHLRRTIDLPVRVRGGKLLERLASLGTVAVRSHIDIDTEAGLANVEQVLALRESHGHLVDIQTVAFPQSGILRDPGTAALMDAAIAAGVDLVGGLDPAGIDGDVAGHLDVVFGIAEKYGIGVDIHLHDAAELGAFELEQIALRTLALGLQGRVNVSHAFSLGALEPARFAQLADVLARAEVSIMTSAPGPVPMPPIKALRAAGVRVFAANDNIRDAWSPFGNGDLVERAGILCDRQDMRADDDLALAYDLVSAVPAAVMGRGDAALAVGNAGNIVLTRAASVAEAVADRAPARVVIKAGRVIAIDGELQG, via the coding sequence ATGAGCGACCTGTTCATCCATAATCTGCGCCTGCCAGCGGCCAGCGCCATTTTGATCACGGGCGGCAAAATCGCCGCGATGGGCGCGGATGTCACCGCGCCCGAGGGCACGCCCCGCTTTGACGCGGGCGGGCGCCTTGCACTGCCCGCGCTGGTCGATGCGCATATTCATTTGGATAAGACACTGATCGGGCTGCCGTTTATCCCGCATATCCCCGGCAGCAGCGTGGCCGAGCGCATCGCGGCCGAGCGACACCTGCGCCGCACGATTGATCTGCCGGTGCGTGTCCGGGGCGGGAAATTGCTGGAACGGCTTGCCAGTCTTGGCACCGTTGCCGTGCGTAGCCATATCGACATTGATACCGAAGCGGGCCTTGCCAATGTCGAACAGGTGCTGGCCTTGCGCGAAAGCCACGGTCATTTGGTCGACATCCAGACTGTTGCCTTTCCGCAGTCGGGCATCCTGCGCGATCCGGGCACGGCGGCACTGATGGATGCGGCGATTGCGGCAGGTGTCGATCTGGTCGGCGGCCTTGATCCTGCGGGTATTGATGGCGACGTTGCTGGCCATTTGGACGTGGTTTTTGGTATCGCCGAAAAATACGGTATCGGCGTCGATATTCACCTGCATGATGCGGCAGAACTGGGCGCATTCGAACTAGAGCAGATCGCTTTGCGCACCCTCGCGCTGGGTCTGCAAGGCCGCGTGAACGTCAGTCATGCCTTTAGCCTTGGCGCGCTGGAGCCTGCGCGGTTTGCACAGCTCGCCGATGTACTGGCGCGCGCAGAGGTGTCGATCATGACCTCGGCCCCTGGCCCGGTGCCGATGCCGCCGATCAAAGCGTTGCGTGCCGCCGGTGTGCGGGTTTTTGCGGCGAATGATAATATCCGCGACGCGTGGTCGCCCTTCGGCAATGGCGATCTGGTCGAGCGGGCAGGCATTCTTTGCGACCGTCAGGATATGCGCGCGGATGATGATCTGGCGCTGGCCTATGATCTGGTGAGCGCGGTGCCTGCGGCGGTCATGGGGCGAGGGGATGCTGCGCTTGCTGTTGGAAACGCGGGAAATATCGTGCTGACGCGCGCGGCATCTGTGGCCGAGGCGGTGGCAGATCGCGCGCCTGCGCGGGTCGTGATCAAAGCCGGGCGGGTGATTGCGATAGACGGCGAATTACAGGGCTGA
- a CDS encoding riboflavin synthase gives MFTGIVQNTAPVLRATRGNEVLTFALGMTPAMMDELKIGASVAIEGVCLSVTSIGADFATFDAMLTTLERTNLTKIDAGIALNVERSMKPNDENGGHVVSGHVSTTAEIVEIELEGPKARISFRVGPEWAKYIFVRGFLAINGCSLTVADQIEDGEDTIFTVYLIPETIRSTTFAAYRPGDHLNIEVEHQTMIMVEVMERTLTRLLKGKGLV, from the coding sequence ATGTTTACCGGCATTGTCCAAAATACCGCCCCCGTTTTGCGCGCGACGCGCGGCAACGAGGTTCTGACATTCGCGCTGGGGATGACCCCGGCGATGATGGACGAGCTGAAAATCGGTGCGAGCGTGGCGATCGAAGGTGTCTGCCTGTCGGTCACCAGTATCGGTGCAGATTTCGCCACATTCGATGCGATGCTGACCACGCTCGAGCGGACGAATCTGACCAAGATCGACGCGGGCATTGCGCTGAATGTCGAACGCTCGATGAAGCCTAATGACGAAAATGGCGGGCATGTGGTTTCGGGTCACGTCTCAACCACTGCCGAGATTGTCGAGATCGAACTGGAGGGCCCCAAAGCCCGCATCAGTTTCCGCGTTGGACCCGAATGGGCCAAGTATATCTTTGTGCGCGGGTTTTTGGCGATCAACGGCTGCAGCCTGACCGTTGCGGATCAGATCGAGGATGGCGAGGATACGATCTTTACCGTTTATCTCATCCCCGAAACCATCCGCTCGACCACCTTTGCCGCCTACCGGCCCGGCGATCACCTGAATATCGAGGTCGAGCATCAGACCATGATCATGGTCGAGGTGATGGAGCGCACTCTGACCCGCCTGCTGAAGGGCAAAGGGCTGGTCTAG
- a CDS encoding DeoR/GlpR family DNA-binding transcription regulator produces the protein MMPDDWQANPQRQKLPGQARLAAILERLYAGGSVSVVDLAKEFNVSDMTVRRDLAELEADGYLERVHGGAVPSARAPSSLLDDIEPEYEARFARNRSAKELIAQEAARILTQYRTIALDVGTSVYLVAQMMDKSPRKRMFTNSLRVAQLLSQAQAEVYLPGGLVRNDEMSVTGPTAVAQFSQLFFDVAVLGISGVTTEGLFDYSIEDSELKRVYVTQSAVRIVLCDASKFQRMSLTRICDLSDITILITDAAPPADLAEALADAGVDVRIVGQAD, from the coding sequence ATGATGCCCGATGATTGGCAAGCAAACCCTCAGCGTCAAAAACTGCCCGGACAGGCCCGGCTTGCCGCGATTCTGGAACGGCTCTATGCGGGCGGTTCGGTCTCGGTCGTGGATTTGGCCAAGGAATTCAACGTCTCGGACATGACCGTGCGCCGCGATCTGGCCGAGCTTGAGGCGGATGGCTATCTGGAGCGTGTGCACGGCGGCGCCGTGCCGAGCGCCCGCGCGCCATCCTCGCTTCTTGACGATATCGAGCCTGAATATGAGGCCCGTTTTGCCCGCAATCGCAGCGCGAAAGAGCTGATCGCGCAAGAGGCCGCGCGCATTTTGACACAATACCGCACGATTGCGCTGGATGTGGGGACCTCGGTCTATCTGGTGGCGCAGATGATGGACAAATCGCCGCGCAAACGGATGTTCACCAATTCGCTGCGCGTCGCGCAGCTGTTGTCACAGGCGCAGGCCGAGGTCTATTTGCCCGGCGGCCTTGTCCGTAATGATGAAATGTCGGTCACTGGCCCGACCGCCGTTGCGCAGTTTTCGCAGTTGTTTTTTGACGTCGCGGTGCTGGGCATTTCCGGTGTCACAACCGAAGGCCTGTTCGATTATTCGATTGAGGACAGCGAGTTAAAGCGTGTCTATGTGACGCAATCCGCCGTGCGGATCGTGCTGTGCGATGCGTCGAAATTCCAGCGCATGTCGCTGACGCGGATTTGCGATCTGAGCGATATCACCATTCTCATCACCGATGCCGCGCCGCCTGCCGATCTGGCCGAGGCGCTGGCGGATGCCGGCGTTGATGTGCGGATCGTCGGGCAGGCGGATTGA
- a CDS encoding questin oxidase family protein, translating to MRWAIARARRTCAIFFTAEAARLGPDGAIRLYLPEMAQGMAGSAIHPLMRMAYGVIGGNTAEIGHALGYWAATYLHVPLDHSATARTHDPLDVITGVYTLPGADSYQVEVDLLWHNIRAVCGLPGFASLAGSLDMVPDTPRQMAAAALALYAQTMDFSALHAVTGLHWLRTIAPHLDDPMPLYPVLWAIIASLIPKIGFPTLPTAEALEVMRQTPAPDWPAIFAAACASDDEHDISLTFSAYQEQQIWGDPLYQVVAARRVGLIT from the coding sequence GTGCGCTGGGCGATCGCGCGCGCGAGGCGGACCTGCGCGATTTTTTTCACCGCCGAGGCCGCGCGTCTTGGGCCGGACGGCGCGATCCGCCTGTACCTGCCCGAAATGGCGCAGGGCATGGCAGGCAGTGCGATTCACCCGCTGATGCGCATGGCTTACGGCGTCATTGGCGGCAATACGGCAGAGATAGGCCACGCGCTGGGCTATTGGGCCGCGACCTATCTGCACGTGCCGCTGGATCACAGCGCGACCGCCCGTACGCATGATCCGCTGGATGTGATCACGGGTGTATACACGCTGCCCGGCGCGGATAGCTATCAGGTCGAGGTTGACCTGCTGTGGCACAATATCCGCGCGGTTTGCGGCTTGCCGGGCTTTGCTAGCCTCGCTGGCAGCCTTGATATGGTGCCCGATACGCCGCGACAAATGGCGGCTGCGGCCCTTGCGCTTTATGCGCAGACGATGGATTTTTCAGCGCTGCACGCGGTCACCGGCCTCCACTGGTTGCGCACGATCGCGCCGCATCTGGATGATCCGATGCCACTCTATCCGGTGCTTTGGGCGATCATCGCATCGCTGATCCCCAAAATCGGCTTTCCGACCTTGCCGACAGCCGAGGCGTTAGAGGTGATGCGCCAGACCCCCGCGCCTGACTGGCCCGCGATTTTCGCAGCCGCTTGCGCTTCGGATGACGAGCATGACATCAGCCTGACCTTTTCAGCCTATCAGGAACAGCAGATCTGGGGCGATCCGCTGTATCAGGTGGTCGCAGCCCGTCGCGTGGGGTTGATCACATGA